One genomic window of Ramlibacter agri includes the following:
- a CDS encoding HPr family phosphocarrier protein, which produces MIKKNTTISNKLGLHARASAKLTKLAGSFPCEVWLSRGERRVNAKSIMGVMMLAAGIGTEVTLETDGEREEEAMNALLALINDKFGEGE; this is translated from the coding sequence ATGATCAAGAAGAACACGACCATCAGCAATAAGCTCGGGCTGCACGCCCGGGCCTCCGCCAAGCTCACCAAGCTGGCAGGCAGCTTCCCCTGCGAGGTCTGGCTCAGCCGCGGCGAACGCCGCGTCAACGCCAAGAGCATCATGGGCGTGATGATGCTGGCCGCCGGCATCGGCACCGAGGTGACGCTGGAGACCGACGGCGAGCGCGAGGAAGAGGCGATGAATGCGCTTCTCGCCCTGATCAACGACAAGTTCGGGGAAGGCGAGTAA
- a CDS encoding PTS sugar transporter subunit IIA, producing the protein MNAILLIAHAPLANALRQCALHVFPDCGATVMAIDVQPNLQPEETLGAARIALEQLQEQPGVKGVLVLTDIFGATPSNVAQKLVDGVNSRLITGVNLPMLLRSVTYRHEPLDTLVSRAVIGGTQGVMQVAISAPQNQPRRNHDQEEHDHQQ; encoded by the coding sequence ATGAACGCCATCCTGCTGATCGCCCACGCACCGCTGGCCAATGCCCTGCGGCAGTGCGCGCTGCACGTCTTCCCGGACTGCGGCGCCACGGTGATGGCAATCGACGTGCAGCCCAACCTCCAGCCGGAGGAAACGCTGGGCGCGGCGCGCATCGCACTCGAGCAGTTGCAGGAGCAGCCCGGCGTCAAGGGCGTGCTGGTCCTGACCGACATCTTCGGGGCCACGCCCAGCAACGTGGCGCAGAAGCTGGTGGACGGCGTGAACTCGCGCCTCATCACGGGGGTGAACCTGCCCATGCTGTTGCGCAGCGTCACCTATCGCCACGAGCCGCTGGACACGCTGGTGTCGCGCGCGGTCATCGGCGGCACCCAGGGCGTGATGCAGGTGGCCATCTCCGCGCCGCAGAACCAGCCCAGACGGAACCATGATCAAGAAGAACACGACCATCAGCAATAA
- a CDS encoding MFS transporter, translated as MSVLARRQAVAVFLAFAFAYFFAAVLRAITATLSPALTQEFHLNARELGLLAGGYFLGFALIQLPLGTWLDRHGPRKVILGFVAFAVLGCVAFALAQNFYALLASRVLCGIGVSSCLMAPLTGFRRWFTPAVQLRTNSWMLMTGSMGMVASTLPVQWMLPLVGWRPLFWVLAVLMALAMFVIAWRVPDWSKDDSTGGPRGSYAEVWRHPYFRQMTPIGIFSYGGMIAIQALWAGPWLSRVAGYTPLQAAGGLFTINCCMLVSFWTWGWANPWLQRNGYRTDRLIAWGMPLVLLVLAAIVVLGPLAGAWALALFCVASTCLSLAQPAVGMVFPASLAGRALSAYNLVIFLGTFAVQWGIGVAVDAFQALGWDEVSSFRAAFAAYLATSVLSYGWFLWARSHNRTKAP; from the coding sequence ATGTCCGTGCTCGCTCGCCGCCAGGCCGTGGCGGTGTTCCTTGCCTTCGCCTTTGCCTACTTCTTCGCCGCGGTGCTGCGCGCGATCACGGCGACGCTGTCGCCCGCGCTGACGCAGGAGTTCCACCTGAACGCGCGCGAGCTGGGGCTGCTCGCCGGCGGCTATTTCCTGGGCTTCGCGCTGATCCAGCTGCCGCTGGGCACCTGGCTGGACCGCCACGGCCCGCGCAAGGTGATCCTGGGTTTCGTCGCCTTCGCCGTCCTGGGCTGCGTGGCCTTTGCGCTTGCGCAGAACTTCTACGCGCTGCTGGCTTCGCGCGTGCTGTGCGGCATCGGCGTCAGCTCCTGCCTGATGGCGCCGCTGACCGGCTTCCGCCGCTGGTTCACGCCGGCGGTGCAGTTGCGCACCAACTCCTGGATGCTCATGACCGGCTCCATGGGCATGGTGGCTTCGACCTTGCCGGTGCAGTGGATGCTGCCGCTGGTGGGCTGGCGGCCGTTGTTCTGGGTACTGGCCGTCCTGATGGCGTTGGCCATGTTCGTGATCGCCTGGCGCGTGCCGGACTGGAGCAAGGACGACAGCACCGGCGGCCCGCGCGGCAGCTATGCGGAGGTCTGGCGCCACCCCTATTTCCGGCAGATGACGCCCATCGGCATCTTCAGCTACGGCGGCATGATCGCCATCCAGGCCCTGTGGGCCGGGCCCTGGCTGTCGCGGGTGGCGGGCTACACGCCGCTGCAGGCGGCCGGCGGCCTCTTCACCATCAACTGCTGCATGCTGGTGTCCTTCTGGACCTGGGGCTGGGCCAACCCCTGGCTGCAGCGCAACGGCTACCGGACCGACCGGTTGATCGCCTGGGGCATGCCCCTCGTGCTGCTGGTGCTGGCGGCGATCGTCGTCCTCGGGCCGCTGGCGGGTGCCTGGGCGCTGGCCTTGTTCTGCGTCGCCAGCACCTGCCTGTCGCTGGCCCAGCCCGCGGTGGGCATGGTGTTCCCGGCCTCCCTGGCCGGCCGGGCGCTGTCGGCCTACAACCTGGTCATCTTCCTCGGCACCTTCGCCGTCCAGTGGGGCATCGGGGTGGCGGTGGACGCCTTCCAGGCCCTGGGCTGGGACGAAGTGTCGTCATTCCGCGCCGCCTTCGCGGCCTACCTGGCCACCAGCGTGCTCTCCTATGGCTGGTTTCTCTGGGCCAGAAGCCATAATCGGACGAAAGCGCCATGA
- a CDS encoding CaiB/BaiF CoA transferase family protein, translating to MNALDGIRVLDLSRVLAGPWCTQTLADLGADVIKVERPGSGDDTRGWGPPFLKDRAGADTAEAAYYLGTNRNKRSITCDIARPEGQALVRELARHCHVFVENFKVGDMARYGLDYAALSKINPALVYCSITGFGQTGPYSERAGYDYAVQGMGGLMSITGERDDLGGGPQKVGVAVADLFTGMYSTVAILAAIRHAERSGQGQHLDMALLDAQVAMLANLGAGYLVSGKVPGRAGNAHQNIVPYQVFEVAPAEDGHKDFIILAVGNDGQYAKFCQVAGRPELATDPRFVKNQDRVRNRGELVPVLEEVMKTRRKADWLGALEAAKVPCGAINNLAEVFADPHVQQREMIHDWEHPLSGPLRLVSSPIKMSATPVRTDAPPPLLGEHTEEILREVLGANAERIAQLKDQEII from the coding sequence ATGAATGCCCTGGATGGAATCCGTGTGCTGGACCTGTCGCGCGTACTGGCGGGTCCCTGGTGCACACAGACGCTCGCCGATCTCGGCGCCGATGTGATCAAGGTGGAGCGCCCGGGCAGCGGCGACGACACCCGCGGCTGGGGCCCGCCCTTCCTGAAGGACCGCGCGGGCGCCGACACCGCCGAGGCCGCGTACTACCTCGGTACCAATCGCAACAAGCGCTCCATCACCTGCGACATCGCCCGGCCCGAAGGCCAGGCGCTGGTGCGCGAGCTGGCAAGGCATTGCCACGTGTTCGTCGAGAACTTCAAGGTCGGCGACATGGCGCGCTACGGCCTCGACTACGCGGCGCTCTCCAAGATCAACCCCGCGCTGGTCTACTGCAGCATCACCGGCTTCGGCCAGACCGGGCCCTACAGCGAGCGCGCCGGCTACGACTACGCCGTGCAAGGCATGGGCGGCCTCATGAGCATCACGGGCGAGCGCGACGACCTCGGTGGCGGCCCGCAGAAGGTTGGCGTCGCCGTGGCCGACCTCTTCACCGGCATGTATTCGACGGTGGCCATCCTGGCAGCGATCCGCCACGCCGAGCGCAGCGGCCAGGGCCAGCACCTGGACATGGCGCTGCTCGATGCGCAGGTGGCGATGCTCGCCAACCTGGGCGCCGGCTACCTGGTGAGCGGCAAGGTGCCGGGCCGCGCCGGCAACGCGCACCAGAACATCGTGCCCTACCAGGTGTTCGAAGTGGCGCCCGCCGAAGACGGCCACAAGGACTTCATCATCCTCGCCGTCGGCAACGACGGCCAGTACGCCAAGTTCTGCCAGGTGGCGGGGCGGCCGGAGCTGGCCACCGACCCGCGCTTCGTGAAGAACCAGGACCGCGTGCGCAATCGCGGCGAACTGGTGCCGGTGCTCGAAGAGGTGATGAAGACCCGGCGCAAGGCCGACTGGCTGGGCGCACTGGAAGCGGCCAAGGTGCCCTGCGGCGCGATCAACAACCTCGCCGAAGTCTTTGCCGACCCGCACGTGCAGCAGCGCGAAATGATCCACGACTGGGAGCACCCGCTTTCCGGGCCGCTGCGCCTGGTGTCCAGCCCGATCAAGATGAGCGCCACGCCGGTGCGCACCGACGCGCCGCCGCCGCTGCTGGGCGAGCACACCGAGGAGATCCTGCGCGAAGTGCTGGGCGCAAACGCCGAACGCATCGCGCAACTCAAGGACCAGGAGATCATCTGA
- a CDS encoding alpha/beta fold hydrolase, producing the protein MANFVLVHGAWHGGWCWQRVVQPLAAQGHRVYPVTLTGVGERAHLLSSLITLETHVADVAGVIEAEELQDVVLAVHSYGGMIGTAIADRMPQRLKHLVYVDAVVPKPGESWSGTHAGATREARIAAAQASPDYAFPPPDPSVFGLHAQDHAWVQRRQTPHPGHTYQAPLDFDPKRVAGVPRTFIDCTAPPLATIDVIRRRVRDPRYWDGAWVGGAGMRVVEMATGHDPMISAPDDLVRLLLTCA; encoded by the coding sequence ATGGCCAACTTCGTCCTCGTTCACGGCGCCTGGCATGGCGGCTGGTGCTGGCAACGCGTGGTGCAGCCGCTGGCGGCGCAGGGCCATCGGGTGTATCCGGTCACGCTGACCGGCGTGGGCGAGCGTGCGCACCTGCTGTCTTCGCTCATCACGCTGGAGACGCACGTCGCCGACGTGGCGGGCGTGATCGAAGCCGAGGAACTGCAGGACGTGGTGCTGGCCGTGCACTCGTATGGCGGCATGATTGGCACGGCCATTGCGGACCGCATGCCACAGCGCCTGAAGCACCTGGTCTACGTCGATGCCGTGGTGCCCAAGCCCGGCGAAAGCTGGAGCGGCACGCACGCCGGCGCCACGCGCGAGGCGCGTATCGCGGCGGCGCAGGCCTCGCCCGACTACGCCTTCCCGCCGCCGGACCCGAGCGTGTTCGGCCTGCACGCGCAGGACCATGCGTGGGTGCAAAGACGGCAGACGCCGCACCCGGGCCACACTTACCAGGCGCCGCTGGACTTCGACCCGAAGCGGGTCGCCGGCGTGCCGCGCACCTTCATCGACTGCACGGCGCCGCCGCTGGCAACCATCGACGTGATCCGCCGCCGTGTCAGAGATCCGCGTTACTGGGACGGCGCCTGGGTTGGCGGCGCCGGCATGCGCGTGGTGGAGATGGCCACCGGGCACGAC